The nucleotide sequence TGTATTACTATGCTGGAGATTACCCGTTGCAAACATATTTTCTATAGTATCCTTAAGTTTTTCTAATCCAACTTTTTCTTTTACAGAAAACTCTATAATATTATCTTTATTTAATAAATCTAATTTACTTTTATCTTCTCTATTTTTAAGATCCACTTTATTTAAAAGCACAATATACTTTTTATCCTTAATATAATCGATTATCTCCAAATCTTCGGCATCTATTTTTTTACTTGAATCTATCATAAATATTATAAGATCAGCATTTTCCATCTTTTCTTTTGATCTTTCGACACCCATTTTTTCAATAACATCTTCAGTCTCTCTTATACCCGCTGTATCTACTATTTTAATTGGTATTCCCGAAATATTTATATATTCTTCAATAACATCCCTTGTGGTTCCAGGAATATCTGTAACTATTGCTCTTTTTTCGTCTAAAAGTAGATTTAATAGTGATGACTTTCCAACATTAGGTTTACCTATAATAACCGTGTTAAGGCCTTCTCTTAATATCTTTCCTTCATCAGCACTTAAAATCAATTCATCTATTTCCTTTAAAATATCATTTAAGTCTTTTGATACATTTTCAGCCGTAACCTCTTCTAAATCATCCTCAGGATAATCTACCGTTGCTTCTATATGTGCTATTATTTCAAGTATTCTTTGCCTTAATTTATTTATTTCCCTGGAAATCACACCTTCTGATTGAGCAACTGCTGATTTCATACTTAGCTCTGTTTTAGAATTTATAATGTCCATAACAGCTTCCGCTTGACTTAAATCAAGTCTACCATTTAAAAATGCTCTTTTTGTAAACTCACCTGGCTCCGCAAGTCTTGCTCCAGCCCTTATAATTTCTTCTAAAACTCTTTTGGTTGGATACATACCTCCATGACAATTTACCTCAACAACATTTTCTCCAGTAAAACTCTTAGGTCCTTTCATAAAGCTTACAATTACTTCATCTATTATATCACCATTACTTAACTCAACTATATTTCCATATCTCATGGTATAAGTATTCATTTCAATAATACCTTTTTTACTTTTACCTTTAAACACCTTATCTACAATACTTAAAGCTTCTTTTCCTGAAACTCTTATTATAGATATTCCACTATTCCCGATTGCTGTTGATATTGCTGCTATAGTATCAAATTCTTTCATATATTTTTAAGTAAGATATAAATTAATCTTACAATATCCTCCTTTCAATTGTCCTGAATTAAAAAGAAAGCCACAAAGGCTTTCTTTTTAATTTAGGACTTTTTTAGCTCTACTACAACCCTTCTGTGAGGTTCTTCTCCTTCACTATAAGTTCTAACATATTTATCATTTTGCAATGCTGAATGTATAACTCTTCTTTCATATGGATTCATTGGCTCCAATTTAAAAGGACTCTTCTCTTCTTTTACTCTTTTACTAATTTTTAATGCCAATCTCTTTAATGTCTCTTCTCTTTTTGCTCTGTAATTTTCCGTATCAAGAATAACCCTTTTATATTTTCCATCCGCATGATTTTTATTCGCAACTAAATTTACAAGATACTGCAAAGAATCAAGAGTTTCTCCTCTATATCCTATAAGTAGCCCTATATTTTTTCCAAACAAATTTACAAATAAATCATTACCGATCTCTTTAATCTTTATTTCAATAACAAGGTTCATATCTTCAAAAACTTTTCTTAAAAATGTTCTTACTTCGTCTATATAGTCCGTTTTTAGGGTAACTTTAACTTTTGCCTC is from Clostridium acetobutylicum ATCC 824 and encodes:
- the mnmE gene encoding tRNA uridine-5-carboxymethylaminomethyl(34) synthesis GTPase MnmE yields the protein MKEFDTIAAISTAIGNSGISIIRVSGKEALSIVDKVFKGKSKKGIIEMNTYTMRYGNIVELSNGDIIDEVIVSFMKGPKSFTGENVVEVNCHGGMYPTKRVLEEIIRAGARLAEPGEFTKRAFLNGRLDLSQAEAVMDIINSKTELSMKSAVAQSEGVISREINKLRQRILEIIAHIEATVDYPEDDLEEVTAENVSKDLNDILKEIDELILSADEGKILREGLNTVIIGKPNVGKSSLLNLLLDEKRAIVTDIPGTTRDVIEEYINISGIPIKIVDTAGIRETEDVIEKMGVERSKEKMENADLIIFMIDSSKKIDAEDLEIIDYIKDKKYIVLLNKVDLKNREDKSKLDLLNKDNIIEFSVKEKVGLEKLKDTIENMFATGNLQHSNTMITNTRHKEALLRAREHCTTSLKALQDTLAIDLASIDIRNAWTALGEITGETLQEDLIDKIFKDFCLGK
- the jag gene encoding RNA-binding cell elongation regulator Jag/EloR → MKCIESLGKTVDEAVKKALSELKVTEDKVEIKVIDEGSKGLLNIIGKREAKVKVTLKTDYIDEVRTFLRKVFEDMNLVIEIKIKEIGNDLFVNLFGKNIGLLIGYRGETLDSLQYLVNLVANKNHADGKYKRVILDTENYRAKREETLKRLALKISKRVKEEKSPFKLEPMNPYERRVIHSALQNDKYVRTYSEGEEPHRRVVVELKKS